One region of Drosophila ananassae strain 14024-0371.13 chromosome Y unlocalized genomic scaffold, ASM1763931v2 tig00000110, whole genome shotgun sequence genomic DNA includes:
- the LOC123258215 gene encoding uncharacterized protein LOC123258215, producing MEQLKRLKGVRGRLKSSLTKLLHTAENSSASIGVDAVEVLLARLDKVWNDFELAGDDLSVLDDVEGWVDPADDYDEYEAKYIKARALLFSLKRSQEPTTPTTTRHAEGDSIANNDAISRLVQQQQEFFERLGATSTPTQADAAVPVRETELPKIHIKPFGGIYKEWPAFKALYISTVHSKQHLGKIQKYHYLKSFLVDEAASLVRHLPISETAYDNAWERLNERYDRPRQIIHNLLDTFMELPSTNNGEVSILRSVSDGANEIIRALDSIGHMDRDCWVIHLLLNKIDPESRRKWVDASRASNSPRVEEFFKFLDARCEEFELCQSDPVPRQGGNNKKTSRAMVTAALTKCVNCNADGHQLSKCPQFIGLSIDQRRSFVKHKSLCFNCLKPGHRSSNCSSKYNCQLCGSRHHTLIHTHAMQTNEGQITSTSSSDRNDPDTTSVTASHMSQALLTPTLLSHGQVGRTCTLPTALVHIRNSQGTYTNCRVLLDTGSELSYVSERCIKALGLNRAPGRILISGISSIKADTTRGFSTLTIKSRVSDHSLQVKAHILGKITSTLARENIDASALEIFNGIPLADTEFNSASPIDVLLGTDSVWAILTGNRKLDAQGNIIAISTIFGWVITSIAYQNPSITTSFLSTVDIHAALQRFWEIEDSQITTHHDPENVKVEEHFQTTHSRDSKGRYTVELPFKDADPQFTDTLQGATQRFASVERRLHRDTDLHSRYVQFMQEYISLGHMRQLNPDEILTNDGRVFYMPHHPVLGKKLRVVFDGSFQDSSGQSLNDTLNVGPSIQRNLFDVCVRFRLHKYVFSADIIKMFRQIWINKHHRNYQRIVWREHPSAPLLHYQLCTVTYGTACAPFLAVRVLEQLARDYQHLYPTAARILLEDFYVDDVLTGADTEEKLLQYKQKLIQLMSCAQLELGKWISNSNRVVDPETTITNNTSYSPLETTNKVLGIHWQPQTDTLAYKVSLPSEGKITKRQVLSDVSRIFDPLGLLAPVVIQFKILFQELWVLNLDWDSPLPLSLEDWYLKCKHDINTVNELEVPRYIGNSTDTIELHAFSDASIKAYAAAVYSRVTLPDGNIQVTLIAAKTRVAPLKTQSLPRLELCGALLLSRLINSVKAALKHYNVTVYAWCDSTIVLAWLSHIPAKLKTFVANRTAEILSIIPRDHWQHVKSDDNPADCASRGMLAADLVNHNLWWKGPHWLYSTEAEWVKTPSTPHSSFISDEQVQAEVKGSAFTTMRTYNTETSLLGQLIDRVSSWPRLLRILAYVLKFIRRNRRKSNTATLTFEEIHDARILCLRHAQEEFQADYKRLLNQQDLGHKSKLRTLSPQIDKHGLLRVGGRLANSELPADVQHPIILPKSHRITKLILEHEHRIHLHPGVSALFVIARQRYWVFGARNLIRKITHECLKCFRQRQHTSHQFMSDLPSVRVRQAFPFANTGCDYAGPIILKVHKGRNPRKEKGYICLFVCLATSALHLELATDLTTDTFLAALRRFISRRGKCSQMYSDNGRNFVGAKRVLNEMQTLLKSDEHNNTVLKALADEGINWNFIPPHAPHWGGKWESAVRSVKLHLHRVIGKNVLTFEKMHTLLAQIEAVVNSRPLFSTSDTEVNYLSPAHFLIGRPYTTVPEGDLSNVPINRLDYWQQTQAMLQGFWKQWHMEYLTSLQHRPKWMNKSVNMAKDDIVLLKDSHTPPAAWPLGRVIETYPGKDGMVRAVRLKTPTGETTRPIVKLALLPNSETVFQGRPGC from the coding sequence ATGGAACAACTCAAACGGCTAAAGGGAGTGAGGGGCCGTCTCAAATCCAGCCTCACCAAACTGCTACACACAGCagaaaactcttccgcatcaaTCGGCGTTGACGCCGTGGAGGTACTGCTAGCCAGGCTCGACAAGGTTTGGAATGATTTCGAACTTGCCGGAGATGATCTGAGCGTGCTTGATGACGTCGAGGGCTGGGTTGATCCTGCGGATGACTACGACGAGTATGAGGCGAAGTACATAAAAGCCCGTGCGCTTTTGTTTTCCCTCAAGCGCTCACAGGAGccgacaacaccaacaacaacgagACATGCAGAAGGAGACTCAATAGCTAACAACGACGCTATTTCTCGATtagtgcagcaacaacaagagttTTTCGAACGCCTAGGAGCAACTTCAACACCAACCCAGGCTGACGCCGCGGTGCCAGTAAGGGAGACAGAATTACCGAAGATTCACATAAAACCGTTTGGTGGCATTTACAAGGAGTGGCCAGCCTTCAAAGCATTGTACATAAGCACTGTACATAGCAAGCAACATCTGGGTAAGATACAAAAGTACCACTATCTAAAATCGTTCCTCGTGGACGAGGCTGCAAGTTTGGTACGCCATTTGCCGATTTCTGAGACGGCATATGACAACGCTTGGGAGCGCCTCAACGAGAGATACGATCGACCACGGCAAATTATTCACAACCTGTTGGACACCTTTATGGAGCTACCATCGACTAACAATGGAGAGGTATCCATATTGCGTAGCGTATCAGATGGTGCAAATGAGATCATCCGTGCATTGGACTCAATTGGCCATATGGACCGAGACTGTTGGGTTATCCATTTATTGCTGAATAAAATCGATCCAGAGTCACGCCGCAAATGGGTAGATGCAAGCCGTGCTTCAAATTCACCAAGAGTCGAAGAGTTCTTCAAGTTCCTAGACGCACGATGTGAAGAATTTGAGCTGTGTCAAAGCGATCCTGTACCGAGACAGGGTGGTAACAACAAGAAGACAAGCAGAGCCATGGTAACTGCTGCGCTGACAAAATGCGTGAATTGTAATGCGGATGGGCATCAACTGTCTAAGTGTCCTCAATTCATTGGTTTGTCTATCGACCAACGCCGTTCTTTTGTAAAGCACAAATCTCTCTGCTTTAACTGTCTCAAACCAGGTCACAGGTCATCAAACTGTAGCTCAAAGTACAACTGTCAACTGTGTGGCAGCAGAcaccacacactcatacacacgcATGCTATGCAGACCAACGAGGGTCAAATCACATCCACGTCTTCAAGCGATCGCAACGATCCAGACACGACATCGGTGACTGCGAGTCACATGTCACAGGCACTACTCACGCCAACCCTATTGTCACATGGGCAAGTAGGACGAACATGTACTTTGCCAACTGCATTGGTACACATCCGCAACTCTCAAGGCACATACACAAACTGCCGAGTGCTACTCGACACGGGCTCGGAGTTATCATATGTATCGGAACGCTGtattaaggcactgggtcttAATCGGGCTCCTGGCCGGATTCTCATTTCCGGCATTTCTTCAATCAAGGCTGATACCACGAGAGGATTCAGCACACTCACGATCAAGTCTCGAGTTTCGGATCACTCGCTACAAGTAAAAGCTCATATTCTAGGAAAAATCACATCTACGCTGGCAAGGGAAAACATCGATGCATCTGCGCTTGAGATCTTCAATGGGATTCCGCTTGCAGACACGGAATTCAACTCGGCATCGCCTATAGACGTTCTACTAGGCACCGATTCTGTATGGGCTATTTTAACCGGCAACAGGAAGCTGGATGCGCAAGGCAACATAATAGCTATTTCAACAATCTTTGGATGGGTTATCACATCGATTGCGTATCAAAATCCATCAATCACCACGTCATTTTTGTCTACAGTCGATATCCATGCTGctctacaaaggttttgggaaatcgaggACTCCCAAATCACCACTCACCATGATCCTGAAAATGTTAAGGTTGAAGAGCATTTTCAAACCACGCACTCACGCGACTCGAAGGGAAGATACACCGTAGAGCTTCCATTCAAGGATGCAGATCCTCAATTCACTGACACTCTGCAAGGAGCAACCCAACGCTTTGCTTCTGTGGAGCGCCGTCTACATAGAGACACAGATCTGCACTCACGATATGTACAATTCATGCAAGAGTATATTTCGCTAGGCCACATGCGCCAATTGAACCCTGACGAAATTCTCACCAACGATGGAAGGGTATTCTATATGCCACATCACCCTGTACTTGGAAAGAAACTACGAGTAGTTTTTGACGGTTCATTCCAAGATTCTTCTGGTCAATCTTTAAACGACACCCTGAACGTTGGGCCGAGCATCCAACGAAACCTGTTCGATGTATGCGTACGTTTTCGTTTACATAAATACGTTTTTTCTGCGGACATTATCAAAATGTTCAGGCAAATTTGGATCAACAAGCATCACCGCAACTATCAACGTATCGTTTGGAGAGAACATCCTTCAGCTCCACTTCTACATTACCAACTCTGCACTGTAACCTATGGCACTGCGTGTGCACCATTTCTGGCTGTACGGGTTCTTGAGCAACTGGCCAGAGACTATCAACATTTGTATCCAACTGCTGCGCGCATTCTCCTTGAAGATTTCTACGTTGACGACGTTTTAACAGGAGCTGACACCGAGGAGAAGCTTCtacaatacaaacaaaaactaaTTCAACTAATGTCATGTGCTCAACTCGAACTTGGAAAATGGATTTCCAACAGCAACCGCGTTGTCGACCCTGAGACAACAATCACAAACAACACATCATACAGTCCACTCGAAACTACGAACAAGGTTTTGGGAATTCATTGGCAACCGCAAACGGACACATTGGCATACAAGGTATCTTTGCCCAGCGAGGGAAAGATTACAAAACGGCAAGTTTTATCAGACGTATCTCGCATTTTCGACCCACTTGGATTGCTGGCTCCAGTGGTTATACAATTCAAAATCCTGTTCCAAGAACTTTGGGTTCTCAACTTAGACTGGGACAGCCCGCTACCGCTCAGCCTGGAAGATTGGTATCTCAAATGCAAGCACGATATCAACACGGTCAATGAACTTGAGGTTCCACGCTACATTGGCAATTCTACTGACACAATTGAATTGCACGCTTTCTCGGACGCATCTATAAAAGCctacgccgctgccgtttacAGTAGAGTCACTCTCCCTGATGGTAACATACAGGTTACTCTTATAGCTGCAAAGACTCGTGTTGCACCTCTCAAAACACAATCACTTCCACGCCTGGAATTGTGCGGCGCACTGCTACTAAGTCGACTCATCAACTCAGTCAAGGCTGCACTGAAACACTACAACGTCACTGTTTACGCCTGGTGCGACTCTACCATTGTTTTGGCTTGGCTCTCGCACATACCTGCCAAACTAAAGACTTTCGTCGCAAACCGCACTGCCGAAATCCTCAGCATCATTCCACGAGATCACTGGCAACATGTCAAATCAGATGACAACCCTGCTGACTGCGCTTCAAGGGGCATGCTAGCTGCTGACTTAGTAAACCACAACCTATGGTGGAAAGGCCCACATTGGCTATACTCAACCGAAGCTGAATGGGTAAAAACACCTAGCACTCCTCATTCTAGTTTCATTTCAGATGAACaagtccaggctgaagtaaaaGGTTCCGCCTTCACGACAATGAGAACATACAACACTGAAACCTCACTATTGGGCCAACTGATCGACCGTGTCTCCTCGTGGCCAAGGCTACTTCGTATTCTCGCCTACGTTCTCAAGTTCATCCGACGCAATCGCAGAAAATCCAACACCGCTACGCTGACATTTGAGGAGATCCATGACGCACGGATCCTGTGCCTGCGCCATGCCCAAGAGGAATTCCAAGCTGACTACAAGCGACTCCTCAACCAGCAAGATTTGGGACACAAATCAAAATTGCGCACCCTCTCACCGCAAATCGACAAACATGGACTCCTGCGAGTGGGTGGTCGCTTAGCTAACTCAGAACTGCCAGCGGATGTGCAGCATCCAATAATTCTGCCCAAATCTCATCGCATAACGAAGCTCATTCTGGAACATGAGCACCGGATTCACTTACATCCTGGTGTATCGGCGTTATTTGTGATCGCACGTCAACGCTACTGGGTATTTGGCGCCCGTAACCTCATTCGAAAGATCACGCATGAATGTCTAAAATGTTTTAGACAACGCCAACACACATCTCACCAATTCATGTCAGATCTGCCGTCTGTCCGGGTTCGACAGGCATTTCCGTTTGCAAACACTGGCTGCGACTACGCCGGGCCAATCATCCTCAAGGTCCACAAGGGACGAAATCCACGCAAGGAAAAGGGTTATATCTGCCTATTTGTATGCCTAGCCACTTCTGCCTTGCATTTGGAATTGGCTACAGATCTTACAACCGACACATTCCTGGCGGCACTCAGACGATTCATCTCTCGCCGCGGAAAATGCTCGCAAATGTATAGCGACAACGGGAGAAACTTCGTCGGGGCAAAAAGGGTATTAAACGAAATGCAAACTCTTTTGAAGTCAGACGAACACAACAACACTGTACTGAAGGCCCTGGCAGACGAAGGAATAAACTGGAATTTCATTCCCCCCCATGCACCACACTGGGGTGGCAAATGGGAATCAGCTGTGCGCTCTGTCAAACTGCATCTTCATAGAGTCATTGGCAAGAATGTCCTCACCTTTGAGAAAATGCACACACTTCTCGCCCAAATAGAAGCTGTGGTCAACTCACGTCCACTATTCTCAACTTCGGACACTGAGGTCAACTATCTGTCGCCAGCACACTTCCTCATTGGTCGTCCCTACACGACAGTACCAGAAGGCGATCTATCAAATGTACCAATCAACCGTTTGGATTATTGGCAACAGACTCAAGCTATGCTGCAAGGCTTCTGGAAACAATGGCACATGGAATATCTTACATCACTCCAGCATCGGCCAAAGTGGATGAACAAATCGGTCAACATGGCCAAAGATGACATCGTGCTCCTTAAGGATTCTCACACCCCGCCAGCAGCATGGCCTCTCGGAAGAGTCATCGAAACGTATCCAGGGAAGGATGGAATGGTCCGCGCTGTACGACTTAAGACTCCAACTGGAGAAACCACCCGTCCAATTGTGAAGCTCGCCCTATTACCAAATTCTGAAACAGTGTTTCAGGGGAGGCCGGGATGTTGA